The following proteins come from a genomic window of Novosphingobium sp. P6W:
- a CDS encoding sulfate/molybdate ABC transporter ATP-binding protein — MIRVQNVTKTFGDFAALHGIDLEIKPGEFVALLGPSGSGKTTLLRIIAGLEFQDGGEVLFDGEDVSSRSVGERQVGFVFQQYALFKHMTVAENVAFGLSVRRKGRPPKADIRARAEELLRLVQLDGLGKRYPGQLSGGQRQRVALARALAIEPRLLLLDEPFGALDAKVRKDLRRWLRGLHESMGLTSIFVTHDQEEALELADRVVVMDHGRIEQVGTPEQVYMEPASPFVSNFVGETNQLPGGIHVRPHDIELVASGGIPVVVENVFRRGGSWRVEGRIEGHGNVVEFDVDAAEPAPTLGDTVRIQPLREREFHKHAL; from the coding sequence TTGATCCGGGTCCAAAACGTAACCAAGACCTTCGGCGACTTCGCGGCGCTTCATGGCATCGATCTGGAGATCAAGCCCGGTGAATTCGTCGCCCTGCTCGGCCCTTCCGGCTCGGGCAAGACGACGCTGCTGCGTATCATCGCCGGCCTCGAATTCCAGGACGGCGGCGAAGTGCTGTTCGACGGTGAAGACGTCTCCAGCCGCTCGGTGGGTGAGCGCCAGGTGGGCTTCGTGTTTCAGCAATACGCCCTGTTCAAGCACATGACCGTCGCCGAAAACGTCGCCTTTGGTCTTTCCGTGCGCCGCAAGGGTCGTCCGCCCAAGGCCGACATCCGCGCCCGCGCCGAGGAGCTGCTGCGCCTCGTCCAACTCGACGGGCTGGGCAAGCGCTATCCCGGGCAGCTGTCCGGCGGCCAGCGCCAGCGCGTCGCACTGGCCCGCGCACTGGCTATCGAGCCGCGCCTGCTATTGCTTGACGAGCCTTTCGGCGCGCTGGACGCCAAAGTCCGCAAGGACCTGCGCCGCTGGCTGCGCGGCCTCCACGAAAGCATGGGACTGACCTCGATTTTCGTCACCCACGACCAGGAAGAAGCACTGGAACTGGCCGACCGCGTGGTTGTCATGGACCATGGCCGGATCGAACAGGTTGGCACGCCCGAGCAGGTCTACATGGAACCTGCCAGCCCCTTCGTCTCGAACTTCGTGGGTGAAACAAACCAGCTTCCCGGCGGCATCCATGTGCGCCCGCATGATATCGAACTCGTCGCCTCGGGCGGGATTCCGGTAGTGGTCGAAAATGTTTTCCGGCGCGGTGGCAGCTGGCGGGTCGAGGGCCGGATCGAAGGGCACGGCAACGTCGTCGAATTCGACGTCGATGCCGCCGAGCCCGCGCCGACGCTGGGGGACACTGTTCGGATCCAGCCCTTGCGCGAACGGGAATTCCACAAGCACGCACTGTAA
- a CDS encoding YezD family protein — translation MILRPNQPGTETETDLALEESLANVREALDGMKFGQIVLTVHEGRVMQIDITQKQRFNPKK, via the coding sequence ATGATCCTGCGCCCCAACCAACCTGGAACAGAGACCGAAACCGACCTTGCTCTTGAGGAGAGCCTTGCCAATGTCCGTGAAGCATTGGACGGAATGAAATTCGGCCAGATCGTACTGACCGTTCACGAAGGGCGGGTGATGCAGATCGACATAACCCAAAAGCAGCGCTTCAATCCGAAAAAGTAA